The Thermovibrio guaymasensis genomic interval TCATCAGTTTGGGGATTTTCTGGATAGTCTGGAAGGTCATATCCCTGTTTTTGGAGCTCCTTAATAGCTTCAATGAGCTGAGGAAGCGAGGCTGAAATGTTCGGTAACTTTACAATATTGGCTTCAGGCTTCCAAACAAGCTCACCAAGGTAAGCAAGGTCGTCCTGCTGATAACCGAACTGGGCTAAAATCCTTCCGGCCAGAGAAATATCCCTCTGCTCAAGGTTAACTCCAGCGTGCTTAACAAAGTTCTTTATAATTGGATAAAGTGAATAGGTTGCAAGTGCAGGAGCTTCATCAACTTTAGTCCAGATGATAGTTGGCCTCTTTGACATATCCTCCTCCTAATATCGTTTTCAGTTAAAGGGGGGGTATCCCCCCAAATTACTCTTAGCTGTTATTCTTCTTCTCAAACTTCTGCTTAACGTAGGCTAAGACACCACCAGCCTTGATAATTTCAACCTGTCTCTTATTCAGCCCGTGCTTTGTAGGAATTGAGATTCCCTTTGTCCTGTTAATTACTGTAATGATGTTGTCCTCACCGGGAGCAAAGTTTGAAAGGTCAACCTCCAGCCAGTCTCCCTGGTCAATCTTGTCGTAATCCTCCTTGTTAACAAAAACTAGGGGAAGAATTCCAAAGTTAATAAGGTTTGCGTGGTGGATACGGGCAAAGGACTTAGCAATTACAGCCTTAATTCCAAGGTACATTGGACCGATAGCAGCGTGCTCACGGGAAGAACCTTGTCCGTAGTTTTCACCGCCTACAATAAATCCACCGCCTTTTTCCTTAGCTCTCTGGGCAAAGGTTTCGTCAACTACCGAGTAAACGTACTCAGAAATTGCAGGTATGTTTGAACGAAGAGGTAGTATCTTAGCTCCTCCGGGGATAATGTGGTCTGTAGTAATGTTGTCTCCTACTTTAAGGAGGACTTCCCCTTCAAGCTTGTCCCCAAGAGGTTCCTTATAGCCAACATAGTTAATTGTCGGACCTTTATAGATTTCAATCTCATCAGGATCAGCAGCAGGTGCGTAAATCATGGAATCGTCAATCTCAAACTTCTCTGGAAGGAATACCTTAATCTCATCAAGTCCAAGGTCCCTAGGGTCTGTAATTACACCTTTCATTGCAGTTGCAGCAGCCGTTTCTGGAGAGGCAAGGTAAACTTGAGCGTCCTTAGTTCCTGAACGGCCGTAAAAGTTCCTGTTGAAGGTCCTAACAGAAACCCCTCCTGAAGGTGGAGCAAACCCCATCCCAATACACGGACCACAGGCGTTTTCAAGGATCCTAAATCCTGCCCTTAAGAAAACGTCGTAGTAACCTTCTTTATCCATCATTCTTAGAACCTGCTTTGAGCCTGGAGAGATAGCCGCAGAAACCATAGGATGAACCATTTTTCCGGTTCTCTTAAACATCTCTCCAACGGTTTTAAGGTCACGGTAGGAGGAGTTCGTACAGGAACCAATTGCAACCTGATGAACTCTTAAACCTTCAACCTCTTTAACTTTCTTAACGTTATCAGGCATGTGGGGACAGGCAATTAAAGGCTCAAGTTCTGAAAGGTCAATATCTATAACTTCATCGTAGGTTGCATCAGGATCAGCCTGAAGGGGTCTCCACTGGGCTTCCCTTCCCTGAGCCTTCATGAAGAGGTAAGTCTGCTCGTCACTTGGAAAGATAGAAGTTGTAGCTCCAAGTTCTGCACCCATGTTTGTGATTGTTGCCCTCTCAGGAACAGTAAGGTATTTAACTCCTTCACCACCATATTCAAAAATCCTTCCAAGACCTCCTTTAACCGTAAGTCTGCGGAGGAGTTCAAGGATTATGTCTTTAGCAGAAACGAAAGGCCTTAACTTTCCATAGAGGTTAACCCTAACAACTTTTGGCATTGTTAAGTAGAAGGGCTCTCCAGCCATTGCAAGGGCAACGTCCATTCCACCTGCACCGATTGCAAGCATTCCGATACCACCAGCAGTAGGAGTGTGGGAGTCTGAACCTAGAAGAGTTTTGCCAGGAACTGCAAACCTTTCAAGGTGAACTTGGTGACAGATACCGTTTCCGGCTTTACTGAAGTAGACTCCGAACTTAGCAGCGGCAGTCTGGAGGAAGAGGTGATCGTTTGCGTTTTCAGGACCACCAGCTTGGAGCGTGTTGTGGTCAACGTAAGAAACTGAGAGTTCAGTTTGAACCTTTGGAAGACCCATAGCCTCAAAGTGAAGGTAGGCCATAGTTCCGGTAGCATCCTGAGTGAGGGTCTGGTCAATCCTTATTGCTATGGGCTTTCCTGGGGTCATGTCCCCTTCAACGAGGTGAGTCTTAATAATCTTTTGAACGATGTTCAGTCCCATTTTTCCTCCTTATTAAAAAGAACTTTTAGTTTTCTTTAGTCATCTCACTTGGTTGCAAAAATTATGTAAAAATTTTGTAAAAATTTCAAGCATGCCCGAATTCTTTAGGAGAAGTTGAAATTTTTCAAACTCCTCAAAACCTTTACAGCTTACCCCCTACTTCTACTCAGGAAAAGTGAGCAGCATAATTTTCTAAGGGAAACCTAAAGAGGAGAGAGGGAATGGCCATCGAACCGACGGTTATTGAGGGAAGAGTTCCGATTTACGTATATGCAAAGGAAATTGAACCGGAAGTTAGAGCTCAGATTGAGAGGTTAAAGGATTTACCATTCTTTAGGAATAAAATCGTAATAATGCCAGACT includes:
- a CDS encoding aconitate hydratase; the encoded protein is MGLNIVQKIIKTHLVEGDMTPGKPIAIRIDQTLTQDATGTMAYLHFEAMGLPKVQTELSVSYVDHNTLQAGGPENANDHLFLQTAAAKFGVYFSKAGNGICHQVHLERFAVPGKTLLGSDSHTPTAGGIGMLAIGAGGMDVALAMAGEPFYLTMPKVVRVNLYGKLRPFVSAKDIILELLRRLTVKGGLGRIFEYGGEGVKYLTVPERATITNMGAELGATTSIFPSDEQTYLFMKAQGREAQWRPLQADPDATYDEVIDIDLSELEPLIACPHMPDNVKKVKEVEGLRVHQVAIGSCTNSSYRDLKTVGEMFKRTGKMVHPMVSAAISPGSKQVLRMMDKEGYYDVFLRAGFRILENACGPCIGMGFAPPSGGVSVRTFNRNFYGRSGTKDAQVYLASPETAAATAMKGVITDPRDLGLDEIKVFLPEKFEIDDSMIYAPAADPDEIEIYKGPTINYVGYKEPLGDKLEGEVLLKVGDNITTDHIIPGGAKILPLRSNIPAISEYVYSVVDETFAQRAKEKGGGFIVGGENYGQGSSREHAAIGPMYLGIKAVIAKSFARIHHANLINFGILPLVFVNKEDYDKIDQGDWLEVDLSNFAPGEDNIITVINRTKGISIPTKHGLNKRQVEIIKAGGVLAYVKQKFEKKNNS